AGCTGTTTTGACATCTTCCTTGTTCCACTTTCCCTCACCTACAAGACGTAGGGTGCCCACCATTGAACGAACCTGATTGTGAAGGAAGGAGCGAGATGAACACTCTAAAAATACGGTTTGGTCTCTGCGATATACGGAAATTTTTTCCATTGTCTTCCAAGGGCTTTTGGCTTGACAGTGGGTATGGCGGAATGTTGTAAAATCGTGATGCCCTAGTAAAACTTGTGCTGCATCATTCATGGCATCAGCATCAAGCTCTGGTTTTACATGCCACGCAAGTCCGATATCAAAGGTCAAGGGGGACAGGCGGTTTTCAATCCGGTACCGATAGTGCCTTCGAGTTGCAGAAAAGCGTGAATCGAAACCGGGGCCAGTTTTTTCGCAGGCGAGGATCGCAACAGGGTCTGGCTGACAGTGGAAGTTGAGGGCATTGCGTACAGTCTTGGCAGGCCAATCTTTTTCAAGATCAATATGGGCGACTTGCCCTGTTGCATGGACGCCAGCATCAGTCCGTCCGGCCCCGCCAAGAGTTATCGTTTCACCGCAGAATTTTTTGACGGCGCGCTCAATGACTTCCTGAACTGTGATGACGTTTTTCTGTCGTTGCCACCCTGCAAAGGGGCGACCATCATACTCTACTGTAATTTTATAGCGGGGCATTCGTGCTTCTTAGGTCTATCGGGTTACTCAAGGTCTTCAAAGGGAGTTGGAAAACTAACTTCAAAGGGAAAGTATTGCTTTCCTTCTTGTGTTAGTGCCAAAGCCGAAAACACCGGACCGGCATAAGGGCCTTGAAGCCTTTTTGCAAGCTCTGCCTTAAAACCAAAACGAGGAAAATATTCTGGGGGCCCCAGTGCGAGGATCAGATCCTCGTCCATGCGCTGTAGGTGGTCAATAGCTTCGATGATCATCGCGGTGCCAACTCGGCGGTGTTGATGATGGGGGCATACGGAAACGGGTGTGAGAACCGATATGTCCAAAAGGTGTCCCTTACCACCTCCGGTTACACGGGAGGCCATCAAATGCCCAATGACCTCTCCGCTTTCCACTTGGTCCTTATGGCCAACTGCCACCAGCTCCAGAATTGAAGCGCCGCACTCCCTTAGATCCTTGGCAAGCTGGGCCTCCCAAGAGCCATGAAACGCGTCCATATCAAGCTCAAATACCTGTTCTTGGTCTTTAGCTTCAAAAGCACGGATATGGATATCCCGATCCAAATGTAGCGTGATAGCACTCATGTGAAGGCAGATACTCCCGCTTGGGGTTGTTGATCTGCCTTGCAGTGTAATGCAAATTTAAGGGCTAGGAAACAGCCTGACCCTGTTTGAGAGAAGCACCCCTAAGAAACTCTTCGCTGTTAACGGCACGTTTTCCCGCGCGTTGCACTTGAGTAAGTTTCACGGCTCCTTGAGAACACGCGATGATCAGATCGCTGCCTTCAGCCTGCAAAACAGTACCAGTCGGCCCTTCTCCCTTAACCAAGCTGGACCTCAATACTTTTACTCTCTCGGGCTTGGATCCAAATGTGATCTCGCACCATGCGCCGGGGAAGGGAGACAAACCGCGGATGTGGTTGTGCACTTCCTGGGCGGGAAGGGACCAGTTTATTCGGGTTTCTTCTTTTTTGATTTTTGCCGCATACGTGACACCTTGCTCGCTTTGTGGTGTTTCGCTCAGGCCGCCCCTCGAAAGAGCAGAGAGCGCGCGAACCATGAGGTCTCCGCCCAAACTAGACAGGCGGTCGTGTAGTTCGCCTGCTGTCATATCCGCGCAGATGGTTACGCTCTCAGACAAGCATATTGCGCCCGTGTCCAACCCCTCTTCAACCCGCATAACCTGAATGCCGGTCTCTTTGTCTCCAGCCATGATTGCGCGGTTGATGGGCGCTGCTCCACGCCAGCGGGGAAGTAGTGAGGCATGCCCGTTCAAGCAGCCGTGAGTGGGTGCCTCGATCACTTCATTGGGGAGGATGAGGCCATAGGCGACAACCACTGCAATGTCGGCATTGTGTGAGCGGAAGACTTCCTGCTCTTCCGCAGAGCGAAGAGACTTTGGCGTATAAACAGGGATGCCAAGACTTTCTGCGGCTTCATGAACTGGTGATTTTTTAAGTTCCATGCCTCGGCCAGCTTTGCGCGGTGGCTGGCTATAGCAGGCGACCACCTCCCAGCCTTGGCCAACAATTTCCATAAGGGTTGGAACGGAAAAATCGGGAGTACCCATAAAAACGACACGTAATGACATGATGGCTTGCCTTTATTGGAAAAATTGCTTGCTCGCTTTATTGCCAAGCTAACCTCTAAGGGCAAGGACTTCATGGTAACTTGAGGGATTATTTGTGGTTACTGAAGAGCCTTTGTCAGTGAAGTGGATCTTTTGCCTCGTTTAAAGTCGGGAGCTAAGGCTATGGGGTTAGGTTCAGCATAGCTTTGGGTTTCACTCCGGCGTGTTCTCTTTGAACCGCTGAGTAAAGAAGAACTATATTGCTGTAGCATCCACTGGCAGCAACGCAGAATTATTCTACGCGCAGATCAATCTGCAATGTTGATATGCTTACAATCCTTAAGGGACTTTGAGAGTTAACTTTAGATTGAGGCGTTTAATGTGGTTGGCTCAGACCGTGAAGAGGGCACAGTGGAGCCGTAGGGCAAAGCAAAAAGTGCCGCCCCACCACAAGATATGAGTATCAAGCGCTTGCTTTGGCTTTTTGGGCCTTTGTGTATTTCTTCATAACGCGCTCACGCTTCAGCCGTGATAGGTGATCTACAAACAGCACACCATTCAGATGATCATACTCATGCTGAATACAAGTTGCCAGCAGTCCACCCGCTTCGATCTCGCAGGCTGTGCCATCGCGGTCCAGATAGGATACTTTAACCGCTACAGGGCGCTCCACATCTTCATAGACTTCCGGAATAGACAGGCAACCTTCTTGATAGACGGCGGTCTCCTCAGAAGACCAGGTGATCTTCGGATTGATGAAGACCATTGGTTCTTTTTTGTCTGCTTCGCCCTCTTCACGCTCGGCAACATCCAAAACAAAAATGCGTTTCAGGACACCAATCTGCGGTGCTGCCAGTCCAATGCCTGGGGCGGCATACATTGTCTCCAGCATGTCATCGGCCAGCTGGCGAATTTCATCAGTTACGTCTTCGATGGGTAAGCACGTTTCGCGCAGGCACGCATCGGGAACGAGGACAATTTCTTTTTTGCTCATAATATGGAGATAGAAAATCAGCAGCAAAAAATCAATGTTCTTGTGCTGCATTAAGCCAACTAGATAAATTTGGGATTATTTGGTGCCTTTGTTCTTGAATAAATGGATTAGGGGAGAGCTGATTTCGAACGCTTTTCCAAGCATTCATTTATTGGCTACATTCTCTTGAGAGTGAAAATGTTCTATGTTTGTTTCATGCAGGACACTCTTTTTACCCTCGGAAACTATTCATTTTCCACTCAGCTCGTGGTTATCGCTTGTCTGTCGTTTGGGATCCTTATTTTGCTGTATTCGGGTGCTCGGACACGTAAAAAGCTGAGAACCGTCACACGAAACGGTTACCAACTTGAGGGCGGGGAGGATGGAGAACTGGATGCAAAGCTTGAAAAAGTTCTGGAATCTCAAAGCGAAATAACTGGCCGTATGCAAACGATGGCGGAGATTTTTGGTTCTCGCCAGTCAGATTTAATGCGGGCCGTAAATGACCGGTTGGATGGTATGGGCAAAACGCTCGGAGCTTCAGTCTTAGAAACCCACCGGCAAACCCATCACAGTCTACGTGGTCTGCATGAGCGAATGGCTTTATTGGATCAGGCTCAAAAAACTATGGGTGATCTTGCTGGTCAAGTGACAAGCTTGCAAAAGGTTCTTTCAGATAAGCAGGCGCGAGGAGCTTTCGGACAGAGGCGAATGGAGCAGATCATCGAAGACTCGCTGGCCTCATCAAGCTATAGTTTTCAAGGGAGACTATCAAATAACACGCGCCCTGACTGCATCATTCATATGCCCTCTGGCGCGCCCCCCTTGGTGATTGATGCAAAGTTTCCGCTTGAGGGGTATGAGGCTGTCCGTTCTGCTAAAAACCGTGAGGAATTTAAAGCAGCCGCAACTCGTTTCAAACGGGATATCTCCAAGCATCTGGATGATATTTCCTCCAAGTATCTACTGGTGGGAGAAACGCAGGAGACTGCACTGATGTTTGTGCCCTCTGAAAGTGTTTTTGCCGAAATTAATGAGAACTTTGTTGATCTTGTCCAAAAAGCCTATCGCTTGCGTGTAGTCATTGTTTCTCCATCACTTTTGATGTTGTCCGTACAAGTTGTCCAGTCGGTATTGCGGGATGCCCGAATGCGCGAGCAAGCTCACGTTATTCAGGCCGAGGTATCCAAGCTTCTGCTTGATGTTTCACGACTGGCGGAACGTGTCGAAAAACTACATACCCACTTTTCCCAGACTGCCAAAGATATTGATCAGATTATCGTTTCCGGCGATAAAATCCAAAAGCGTGGACAGAAGATCGAAGAGCTTGAACTTGGGTCTTCTTCCCCGGAGCTTGTGATAAGCAAAGATCCATCCCACCCGGGTTTTAGGGAGACACTAAATGCTGCTGAACACCGGGTTCTAGAGGAGGATGAATTGCCGTCCCCGTTCCACTTTTCCTAGGCTCATTCACAGCAAAAAGAAGCCGAATATGATTAGTTGTTTCAACTAAAAGAGTCTGTGCTAGATAATAAAATTTATAGTTGAAACTAGGGATATCTGGAATGTCGGTTGCCATCGCGTTAAGCAAAATGAATGGGGTTAAGTGGAAAAAGCGTATGGAAAGCCGTTTGCCGAACCATCAGGTGCAAACATGGCCCAATATAGCTAACCATGAAGAGATCAAGTATCTTCTAGCCTGGAAGCCGCCCGCTGATGTATTCGAGACCCTTCCAAACCTGGAAGTTATTTTTTCACTTGGTGCTGGTGTTGATCATTTAATATTTAACCCCCAGCTTCCAACTGTTCCGGTTGTGCGAATTGTAGACACTGACTTGACCGACCGGATGACCGAGTGGGTGACTTTGCAGGTTCTCTTACACCACAGACAGCATCTCCTATATGCGCAACAGCAAAAAGAGCGCATGTGGAAGGGGTATCAGCAACTCCCGGCGCGAGAAGTTCACGTTGGCATCCTCGGACTTGGAGAATTGGGGGCTGCGAGTGCGGTTGCTCTTCGTCAACTTGGATTTCAGGTGTCGGGTTGGTCCCGCTCTCGAAAGGAATTACCTTCCATTCAAAGCTATGCAGGCCAATCTGAACTCTTTGGTTTTCTTCAGCAAACAAACATATTGGTCAACCTTTTGCCCCATACACAGCAGACACAGGGTTTGATCGACTATGAGCTTTTAACCTACTTGTCCCGAAGTGAGGATTTTGGTGCTCCCGTATATATTAATGCCGGTCGGGGAGGTACTCAAAATGAGAAGGATCTGGCTAGGGCCCTGCAGGACGGAACTTTAAAAGGTGCCAGTATTGATGTCTTTTCCAGTGAACCACTGTCACCGGAAAACCCACTATGGCAATTGGAAAACTGTATTGTGACACCTCATGTGGCTTCTGAGAGTGATCCGAACGCGCTTAGCTACAATATCGCAGAACAGATCACCGCCTATGAACAAGGGCAGGGGTTGAAGCACACAATTGACTGGTGCTCCGGTTACTGACCTGCATTTTTTGAATAACAATAAAGTAAATTCATTCCCTTCAGGGAGGAGTGAGGCTTGCGATCAGTATTGATCTCAAGTCGTACTCCAATATCATAGCGGTCATTTCAACTGCTGCGTTTACTCAGCTTAAAGTGAGGTCTGGTAAGCTTGAGCTGCACGCAATCTTTGAAAGCTGTTTGCTATGATATCTGTCTGTTTTCGTTACGTATTACCTTTTATTAAAAATGATGATGGGTATACATCGGTCGAATTTGGACTGATCGGAGGATTGATAGCCCTTACGTTAATTTCAGCATTAGGAATTAGCGGATCTCAACTATCTGAAATATTTAATAAAATTTTATCTGACTTCTCTACTTCTGTTTCTGAAAGTACCATTAAAGAAATAAATTAACTACCTCTTAGCAAAATATAACAACTATGAAGTTATGGTGTAAAGATTATGAGTCTTGAATGCTGTGATTCTTAGTTGCTGCTTATGAGGTGTTCTGTGGTTGTAAAGGCAGTTTTATTAGTATTTCCATTTTCAGTTATTCTTGCTGCTTTTTGTGATCTTTTTACAATGAAAGTGCCGAACTATATTCCTGTTTTGCTTTCACTAGGATTTGTTGTCGCTGGTCTGTCTCTTGGTATTCCGTGGATGCAGTTTGCAATGAATGTGGCAGTGGCCTGTGCCGTCTTGCTTGTAGGTGTTCTTCTTTTCGCATTTGGGGTTATGGGAGGGGGAGATGCCAAACTGGCTGCTGGCATCGTACTTTGGCTGGGTCTAAGCGGTGTGACTCTTGAGTTTCTTTTGCTGCTATCCATTTACGGCGGGCTTCTGACACTTGCCTTACTGGCTTGTAGATACACGTTGGTCTTGCCAGCTATTGTATACCGCTATCAATGGTCTTCTCGTTTATTAAGCAAAGAAACGGGAATACCCTACGCGATTACGATGTCTGTCGCGGCCCTTCAAGTATATCCAAGGTCTATGTGGTTTGAGTACTTAGTTCTTTAATGAATATAACTATTTTTATCAATTGGTTAGGTGGATAGAATGAAAGTGGGCAGAATAGTTGTTTTTGTGGTTGCTTTAGGGGCTGGTCTGCTTGCTTCGTTGCTTGTACTCAATTTGGGAGAAGAGCCTGATCCAGTGCCGATTGTAACAGCAACGCCGGAGAAAGTTGAAACAGAAAAGGTGCTGGTTGTTGCCAAGGATCTTGAGCTTGGGCAATCCTTGCAGTCCGCCGACTTTCGCTGGGTTGATTGGCCAAAGGACGCTATTGAGGAAGGAACAATCTTGAAAGCCTCATATCCGCAGGCTGTTACAGACCTTTCTGGCCGTATCGCGAAAACCCCGATGTATTCAGGCGAGCCCGTTCGCGAAGAGCGCCTTATAGCTACTGACAGAGGGTTTATGGCAGCCATTCTACCCAAGGGAAAGCGCGCCATTGGAGTCTCCGTGAAAGCAGTAACAGTTGCTGGCGGGTTTATTCTTCCCGGTGATAAAGTTGACGTCTTGGTTACAAGGTCCGGTGAAAGCGGCAAGTATTTGAGTGAAACCGTTTTGGAAAACGTGCGAGTGCTGGCCATCGATAGTAAGACGGCTGGTGAGCATGATGGCAAAAATCTGGAGCCAAACCGCACTGCCACACTGGAGCTGACGCCGGTTCAAACCGAAATTATGACACAAGCGCAGAAGATGGGAACAATCTCCCTGTCGTTGCGTTCTGCTCAAGATTCTGCGGATGGAGATGATGAGCCAAGAGAAGGTCGGGGCAGTTTGACCTTCGTGAAATACGGCATTCAGTCCTATGCCATTAGTAATCAGTAATTGTATCGTGTTGGCAGGTTCTTGATTATGTATTGCGTTCTAAAAAGACTTACCCGCTCATGGAGCTCCTCTTTTCTTTTATGCCTCTTGCTGGCGGTCAACTATGGCCTGTCTACGAATAGGGTCGCAGCGCAGGATTTCCCGAAAACTATTGAAATTCTGAAGAATGAAGCCAATGAAAGCCGCTATATCAATCTGGGAATTGGGCGCTCCGTCATTATCAATAGTGAGGAAGAGGTTCGGGACGTACTGGTCTCCGATCCAAGGTTTGCCGATGCTGTCATTTCTACCAAGAACAGGATTTATTTACTCGGAAAAGAGGCAGGGCATGCAAGCCTAGTCTTGTTCGGACATGGAGGACGGCAAGTCGCATCTATCCAGCTGAATGTGCAGTCGGATACGAGTGAGCTGCATACACTGCTTCAAAAGTTGCTACCCAACTCTGCGATTGAAGCGGAAGTTCTGAATGGAAGTGTTATTCTATCTGGCAAGGCGGTTTCTGCGAGCGATGCGCAAATGGCGGCCAACATTGCAGGCAAATTCATAGGTGAAGATAAAAAGGTTTTTAATGCCATAGCTGTTGCGGAAAAAGATCAGGTCCAGCTGCGTGTGTCTGTTGCCGAAGTTGCCAGAACGATTGTCAAACAGCTTGGTGTTAATCTTTCTGCTTCCTTTGGTATTGGAAATTATGGTCTCGGCTTTGCTACTGCGAATGGATTTAACGTCAATCCAGCTGTTACTGGGCAAAGTATTATCGAAGGAGGATTTTCATCCAACTCTTCTTCAATCGGCGGGCAAATTAAAGCGCTGCAGCGTGACGGTATTGTTCGTACATTGGCCGAACCCACGCTGGTGGCCATATCCGGTGAAAATGCAAGCTTCCTTGCTGGTGGCGAGTTTCCGATTCCTGTTTCCTATGATGATGACGCCATTGGAATAGAATTTAAGCCCTATGGGGTGGGGTTGGATTTTACACCGGTGGTGCTTTCCAATGGCCGCATAAAGCTGCGCGTTAAGACGGAAGTGAGTGAACTGACTTCGGAAGGGGCGGTCAACCTCATTGACGGGATAGCCATCTCGGGTCTTTCTGTTCGAAGGGCTGAATCTACTGTCGAAGTCCCTTCTGGCGGTACGATTGTCATGGCTGGTCTGTTAAAGGACGACTATGGTCAGGAAGTTACCGGAGTGCCCGGTTTGAGGGATCTGCCAATCCTTGGACCGCTTTTCAAAAGCCGCGATTTTCTCTCCCAGCAAACAGAGCTGGTGGTGTTTGTAACGCCGTATGTCGTTAGACCGGTTGCTGAAAACCAACTGGCAAAGCCCTCGGATAATCTATTGCCACCAAATGATAGTGATACAGTTTTTTTCAATCAATTGAACCGGATTTACCGTTCCAGTGGTGCCCCTGGTAAAGGGCAATACCACGGTAAGGTCGGCTATATTTATGAATAGGAGCCGCACCAATGACTAAGGCATTTGTTCACATTCGCTTATTTGGTTCCGTGTTCCTTGTGGGCGTAAGTGCGCTCTTCATAGCAGGGTGCCAGCCGCCGGCTGGAACCATGTCCCCATTGCCTCTTTCAGCGTTTGATTATCGACAGCGGCACCCAATCGTCATTGCGGAAGCCTCAGAAAACCTCGACCTCCCAATTGGGGCATCGACCCGTTCCTTGAGCCAGCAAATGAAAGGCTCTTTGATTGCATTTGCGCAGCAAGCAAGGCTGGAAGGGAACGGATATGTGGAAGTCCTGATCCCCCGTGGATCAGCAAACCAACGGGCAGTTCAGGCTGTGAAGCCGTCTATCCGTAGTTCCTTAAAAGAGGGGGGGATCGCGCCCACAAACATTGTTATGCGCGGTTATCCGGTTCATGACCCAGAAGCATCCGGCCCAATCAGAGTGTCATTTGCACGGGTTAAGGCAACGGTTGCTGAATGTGGCCAGTGGCCGGAAAATCTTGTGGGACAAGCGAACAATAAAGACTATCAAAACTTCGGCTGTGCCACTCAAGCAAACTTAGCAGCTATGGTCGATAATCCTGCGGACCTGCTTTACCCACGCGCGGCAACTCCTCCTGACGCTACACGGCGCGGCGTCGTTATTGAAAAGTACCGTCAAGGCCAGTCAACTGCTTCCACATTCACTGAGGGTGTGGGCGCCAAAGTTTCGGATTCCAACTAGGAGGAGCTCTATGAGTATTGCAGTTAAAAAAATACCGTACTCGCAGGGCAGGGAAGGAACCGCTGCTGAGTTGGAACAATCTGTGCTTATACCAAGAATTGCCATTCAAGCGTTTGGTTTTGCTGACAACACGCTAGAGATCTTGAACTCTGTTGCTGATGACAGGCGTATGCGCAAGGCTCATCTCAAAGTCCAAAAAGGTGGCATTCAAACGGCTACGCAGTATTTCGCATCTTCCGCAACGCCAAATCTGCTCATTTTGGAAACTGATCAAGAAGGGAATGACCTTCTAACCAGCCTCGGGAGTTTGGCTGAAGTCTGCGAT
This genomic window from Pseudovibrio sp. M1P-2-3 contains:
- the truA gene encoding tRNA pseudouridine(38-40) synthase TruA, translating into MPRYKITVEYDGRPFAGWQRQKNVITVQEVIERAVKKFCGETITLGGAGRTDAGVHATGQVAHIDLEKDWPAKTVRNALNFHCQPDPVAILACEKTGPGFDSRFSATRRHYRYRIENRLSPLTFDIGLAWHVKPELDADAMNDAAQVLLGHHDFTTFRHTHCQAKSPWKTMEKISVYRRDQTVFLECSSRSFLHNQVRSMVGTLRLVGEGKWNKEDVKTALEAKDRTACGPVAVPDGLYLTQVDYRSAEEDLASLRVYQESLKVTA
- a CDS encoding GNAT family N-acetyltransferase: MSAITLHLDRDIHIRAFEAKDQEQVFELDMDAFHGSWEAQLAKDLRECGASILELVAVGHKDQVESGEVIGHLMASRVTGGGKGHLLDISVLTPVSVCPHHQHRRVGTAMIIEAIDHLQRMDEDLILALGPPEYFPRFGFKAELAKRLQGPYAGPVFSALALTQEGKQYFPFEVSFPTPFEDLE
- the fmt gene encoding methionyl-tRNA formyltransferase, with product MSLRVVFMGTPDFSVPTLMEIVGQGWEVVACYSQPPRKAGRGMELKKSPVHEAAESLGIPVYTPKSLRSAEEQEVFRSHNADIAVVVAYGLILPNEVIEAPTHGCLNGHASLLPRWRGAAPINRAIMAGDKETGIQVMRVEEGLDTGAICLSESVTICADMTAGELHDRLSSLGGDLMVRALSALSRGGLSETPQSEQGVTYAAKIKKEETRINWSLPAQEVHNHIRGLSPFPGAWCEITFGSKPERVKVLRSSLVKGEGPTGTVLQAEGSDLIIACSQGAVKLTQVQRAGKRAVNSEEFLRGASLKQGQAVS
- the def gene encoding peptide deformylase — protein: MSKKEIVLVPDACLRETCLPIEDVTDEIRQLADDMLETMYAAPGIGLAAPQIGVLKRIFVLDVAEREEGEADKKEPMVFINPKITWSSEETAVYQEGCLSIPEVYEDVERPVAVKVSYLDRDGTACEIEAGGLLATCIQHEYDHLNGVLFVDHLSRLKRERVMKKYTKAQKAKASA
- a CDS encoding DNA recombination protein RmuC, with the translated sequence MQDTLFTLGNYSFSTQLVVIACLSFGILILLYSGARTRKKLRTVTRNGYQLEGGEDGELDAKLEKVLESQSEITGRMQTMAEIFGSRQSDLMRAVNDRLDGMGKTLGASVLETHRQTHHSLRGLHERMALLDQAQKTMGDLAGQVTSLQKVLSDKQARGAFGQRRMEQIIEDSLASSSYSFQGRLSNNTRPDCIIHMPSGAPPLVIDAKFPLEGYEAVRSAKNREEFKAAATRFKRDISKHLDDISSKYLLVGETQETALMFVPSESVFAEINENFVDLVQKAYRLRVVIVSPSLLMLSVQVVQSVLRDARMREQAHVIQAEVSKLLLDVSRLAERVEKLHTHFSQTAKDIDQIIVSGDKIQKRGQKIEELELGSSSPELVISKDPSHPGFRETLNAAEHRVLEEDELPSPFHFS
- a CDS encoding 2-hydroxyacid dehydrogenase, whose translation is MSVAIALSKMNGVKWKKRMESRLPNHQVQTWPNIANHEEIKYLLAWKPPADVFETLPNLEVIFSLGAGVDHLIFNPQLPTVPVVRIVDTDLTDRMTEWVTLQVLLHHRQHLLYAQQQKERMWKGYQQLPAREVHVGILGLGELGAASAVALRQLGFQVSGWSRSRKELPSIQSYAGQSELFGFLQQTNILVNLLPHTQQTQGLIDYELLTYLSRSEDFGAPVYINAGRGGTQNEKDLARALQDGTLKGASIDVFSSEPLSPENPLWQLENCIVTPHVASESDPNALSYNIAEQITAYEQGQGLKHTIDWCSGY
- a CDS encoding Flp family type IVb pilin, which translates into the protein MISVCFRYVLPFIKNDDGYTSVEFGLIGGLIALTLISALGISGSQLSEIFNKILSDFSTSVSESTIKEIN
- a CDS encoding A24 family peptidase; translation: MVVKAVLLVFPFSVILAAFCDLFTMKVPNYIPVLLSLGFVVAGLSLGIPWMQFAMNVAVACAVLLVGVLLFAFGVMGGGDAKLAAGIVLWLGLSGVTLEFLLLLSIYGGLLTLALLACRYTLVLPAIVYRYQWSSRLLSKETGIPYAITMSVAALQVYPRSMWFEYLVL
- the cpaB gene encoding Flp pilus assembly protein CpaB; the protein is MKVGRIVVFVVALGAGLLASLLVLNLGEEPDPVPIVTATPEKVETEKVLVVAKDLELGQSLQSADFRWVDWPKDAIEEGTILKASYPQAVTDLSGRIAKTPMYSGEPVREERLIATDRGFMAAILPKGKRAIGVSVKAVTVAGGFILPGDKVDVLVTRSGESGKYLSETVLENVRVLAIDSKTAGEHDGKNLEPNRTATLELTPVQTEIMTQAQKMGTISLSLRSAQDSADGDDEPREGRGSLTFVKYGIQSYAISNQ
- a CDS encoding type II and III secretion system protein family protein; its protein translation is MYCVLKRLTRSWSSSFLLCLLLAVNYGLSTNRVAAQDFPKTIEILKNEANESRYINLGIGRSVIINSEEEVRDVLVSDPRFADAVISTKNRIYLLGKEAGHASLVLFGHGGRQVASIQLNVQSDTSELHTLLQKLLPNSAIEAEVLNGSVILSGKAVSASDAQMAANIAGKFIGEDKKVFNAIAVAEKDQVQLRVSVAEVARTIVKQLGVNLSASFGIGNYGLGFATANGFNVNPAVTGQSIIEGGFSSNSSSIGGQIKALQRDGIVRTLAEPTLVAISGENASFLAGGEFPIPVSYDDDAIGIEFKPYGVGLDFTPVVLSNGRIKLRVKTEVSELTSEGAVNLIDGIAISGLSVRRAESTVEVPSGGTIVMAGLLKDDYGQEVTGVPGLRDLPILGPLFKSRDFLSQQTELVVFVTPYVVRPVAENQLAKPSDNLLPPNDSDTVFFNQLNRIYRSSGAPGKGQYHGKVGYIYE
- a CDS encoding CpaD family pilus assembly protein; this encodes MTKAFVHIRLFGSVFLVGVSALFIAGCQPPAGTMSPLPLSAFDYRQRHPIVIAEASENLDLPIGASTRSLSQQMKGSLIAFAQQARLEGNGYVEVLIPRGSANQRAVQAVKPSIRSSLKEGGIAPTNIVMRGYPVHDPEASGPIRVSFARVKATVAECGQWPENLVGQANNKDYQNFGCATQANLAAMVDNPADLLYPRAATPPDATRRGVVIEKYRQGQSTASTFTEGVGAKVSDSN